The Catenulispora sp. GP43 DNA window GCATCAGCCACAGGAGAACGTGCGGGTGCTCTTCGACCCGGCCGGGCACCCGTTCTGCCTGTGCCGCGACGGCGACGGCTAGCCCTTCGACCCGGTTCCAGAGCCGGAGTCGGACACGGACCCAGGCCCGGACCCGGACCCGCTGATCGAACCAATCCCGCCGATCCCGCCCCACCCCTTCTCCAGCACGGCGAACGCCACCTCGACCGTGCCCTTCGGGTCCTTACTGGCGCGGGCCAATGACGCGGTTTCCAGCGCGAAGTGCGCGAGGACCGCACACGCGGTGTCGTCCGGCGCCGCCCCGACCTCGACGGCGATCGCCGCCGCGAGCGCCCCCTCGTGGCGCATCCACATCCGGTGCCAGTACTCGCGCAGCACCGGCGTGTCCTCAACCAGGCGGCTATACGCCGCGAAGGCCTCGTCCTCGATGGGGAACTTCAGCCGCTCCAGGGTCAGCGCACGCAACGCCTCCAGGATGGACGTTCCCGGAGTCCGCTCGCGCACCGCCGCGACCAACTGGGCCTCGATCTGCGCGTCCTCGTCGAAGACCAGCGCTTCCTTGCCGGTGAAGTGCTTGAACAACGTCGTCGTGGAGACGTCGGCGGCGTCGGCGATCTCCCGGATCGACACCTGGTCGTAGCCGCGTTCCAAGAACAGGGCCAGCGCGGCGTCGGCGATGGCCTGGCGGGTGGCCGCCTTCTTCCGCTCGCGCCGTCCGGGTTGCTGGGATTCTGCTTCGCTGCCGGTCACGGCTCCATCCTAAAGCCACGGTGAACTCGATGGCAAAGTTGACTCGTTGCACTTTTGAAATGAGTGTGCTTTTCTGAGGCCATGTCCACCACACCTGCTCCGCCCCACCCCGACGCCGCCCCGCGCCACGTGCGCTGGGCCCTGCTCGGCGTCATGCTCGCGATGCTGCTCTCCATGCTCGACAACACGGTCGTGGGCACCTCGATGCCGACGATCGTCCGCGAGCTGGGAGGGTTCGACCACCTGTCGTGGGTCGTCGTCGCCTACACCCTGGCCACCGCCGCCTCGACCCCGGTCTGGGGCAAACTCGGCGACTTGTACGGCCGCAAGCACGTCTACCTGGCCTCGATCGTCCTGTTCCTGGCCGGCTCCGCGCTGTCCGGCGCCGCACAGTCGATGAGCTGGCTGATCGCGGCGCGCGCCTTCCAGGGCATCGGCGCCGGTGGGATCGGCGCGGGCGCGTTCGCGCTCATCGCTGCCCTGGTGCCACCACGGGAGCGTGGCCGCTACCAGGGCATGACCGCCTCGGTCATGGCGATCGGGACCATCGGCGGGCCGCTGCTCGGCGGGTTCGTCACCGGGCACTTCGGCTGGCGGTGGGCGTTCTACCTGAACCTGCCGCTGGGCCTGCTGGCGCTGGTCTGGTGCCAGGTCATGCTCGACCTGCCGGTGGTACGCCGACGGGCCCGGATCGACTGGGCCGGCATCAGCCTGCTGACCCTGGTGATCACGTCCGTCACGCTCGCCGCCAACTGGGCCGGGACCACCTACTCGTGGGCGTCCTGGCAGGTGATCGGGCTGTTCGCGCTCGCGGCGGCCGGCGTCGGCGCCTTCATCGCGATTGAGCGCCGCTGTCCGGAGCCGGTCCTGCCGCCGCGGGTGTTCACCGGCCAGCGCAACTTCCCGCTCGCCATCGCCCTGATCACCGCCTCGGGCGTGGTCATGTTCGGTGCCTCGCTCTACCTCCCGTTGTTCCAACAGAGCGTGCAGCACGCCACGGCGACCAGTTCCGGGCTGCTCCTGCTGCCGATGATGATCCCGATCGTCATCGTCTCCCAGCTCGGCGGGCGCTACATGTCGGCCACCGGCCGCTACAAGATCTTCCCGGTCCTCGGCGCGGCACTGATGGCCGTGGGGCTGATCCTGCTGTCGACCATGGACCCGTCCACCTCCCGTACGGCTACGAGTCTGTACATGGCGATCGTCGGGGTCGGGCTCGGCGCGCAGATGCAGATGGTCACGACCATCGCGCAGAACAGCGTCGAGATGCGCGACATGGGTGCCGCCTCGGCGAGCCTGAACCTGTTCCGCACGGTGGGAGGGTCGATCGGGGTGGCGGTGTTCGGCTCGTTGTACAACCGGCAGGTGAGCCATGAGGCTTCGGCCGTGCAAGGCGTTGCGAACGGCTCGCACCTGATCTTCCTGATCACGGGCCTGGTCTGCGCGGTCGCGTTCACGGCCGCGCTGGCAATCAAGGAAGTGCCGCTGCGCAAGGCGACGGGTCCCGGCGTCACACCGGCCGGCTCGCCGGCGCTGGCCGACCGGGGCGCACGCTGACCGCACGGCTACAGCTACAGCTAGAACTAGAACCTGGGACTAGAACCAGAGCTACAACGACGAACTCCAGGGCGCGGGCCCGATCTCGCCGGACCCGCACCCTGGCGTTCCCTGTGCCGGCTCCTCGCCGACCTCAGCGCGTCATGCCGTCGTACCGGGCTCCCGGCCGTATGGCATGTTCGTCTGGGTGGACCCCTGCGTGTCGGAGGGCTGCCCGGCGCGGGCGTCGGCGCGGCCCTTCTGGTACGCCAGCGCGTTCTGCTGCACCGAGGCCTGCACCCGGGTCGTCTCGGCCTCGGCCTTGGTCAGCATGCGCTCCCAGCGGGACCGCATCGGTTGGATCAGGCCGCCGCCGATGCCGACGATCGCGATGCCGGCCATGGTGAACAGCACCGCGTTCAGGATCGGGCCCAGGACGAAGGTGGCGACGCCGATCTGCGACAGCGCCGCGATGGCACCGATGAAGGCGATGAACGACCAGGCCACCCAGCCCAGCAGCCGTCCGTAGGAGGCCGCGGACAGGACGTTGGTGATGAACTCGCGGGCCACGTTCGCCAGCCACATGGCCACGACGACGATGACCAGCGCGACGATCGCCTTGGGGATCCAGGCCACCACGCTGTGGATCATGGTGCTGATCGGGTTGGGCCCGAACACGCCCAGCGCCAACTGCAAGAACACCAGCAGCAGGCCGTAGTAGACGACCTTGACCAGGATGGTGGTGGTGTCCCACTTGGAGTTCGCCAGGACCCGGCCCGCGCCGGCCTTCTCGGCCATCCGCTCCACGCCGATCCGGCGCAGCAGCGCGTCCAGCAGCTTGGCGATCACCCGGCAGATCAGCCAGCCGATGAGCATGATCACGGCGAACGCGATCAGCTTCGGGATGATGCGCGTGACCGAGGTCCAGGCGTCCGTGATGCCCGAGCCCCAGTCGACCGATAGTGCGAGTCTCGGTCCCATGTAGGTTCCTCCATCGATGCGGTGACGGGGCAGATCCCCACAACGTTGGTAACACCCGTATTTTGACGCCGCACTTCAGAAGCCGGGTCACAGTACTCCGGTCAGGTGTCAGGAGTGACGGCCACCCGAGTGTGTGTTCGAATTCGACGGCCCTGCGGTAGCACAGTGACGTGATTCGGGGGCAGCACCAGCCACGTTGCCAATATCGCGCCGCGTGCCGGCGGCCCAGACTTGACTGTGGCTTCTGTCCGGCCGCGCAGTACGTACTCCTGGAGGACCGGTGACCCGATCGTCGTTCGCAGATCTCGTCTTCACCGGCGGCCCGTGCTACACCGTGGACCCGGCGCGCTCGTGGGCCGGGGCGGTGGCCGTCGCCGGCGGGCGGATCGCCGCGGTCGGACGGCCCGCCGACGTCGAAGACCTGATCGGGCCGGACACCGAGGTCGTCGACCTGACCGGCAAGCTGCTGCTGCCCGGCTTCCAGGACGCCCACGTCCACCCCGTCCTCGGCGGTACCACCTTGCGGCTGTGCGACCTGCACGAACTACACACCGCCAAGGAGTACCTCGACGCCGTCGCCGACTATGCGCGCCGCAACCCACAGGCTCCGTGGATCCGCGGGGGCGGATGGAGCCTGGAGGCCTTCCCCGGCGGTATGCCGACCAGGCAGATGCTGGACGCGGTCGTCCCGGACCGGCCGGTTGCACTGCCGAACCGCGACGCCCACGGCATGTGGGTCAACAGCAAGGCGCTGGAGATGTGCGGGATCACCCGCGACACCCCGGACCCGTTCGACGGCCGGATCGAGCGCGACCCAGACGGCGAGCCCACCGGGTGCCTTCAGGAAGGGGCGATGGCACTGGTCGACCGGCACCTGCCGGTCCCCACGCGGCAGGAGTTGGCCGACGGCCTGCTGGCCGGCCAGGCGTACCTGCACTCGTTCGGGATCACCGCCTGGCAGGACGCGTGGGTCGGCACCGGCCTGGGCATCGGCGACGTCTTCGAGACCTACCGCGACGCCGAGGCCCGCGGCGTCCTGACGGCACGGGTCGCCGGGGCACTGTGGTGGGAGCGCGATGGCGGCCTGGAGCAGCTGGAGCTGTTCCGGAAGCGCCGCGCGGCGGCGGGGACGGGACGTTTCAGGGCCCGCACGGTGAAGATGATGCTCGACGGCGTCGCCGAGAACCACACCGCCGCGCTCCTGGACCCCTACCTGGACCGCTGCGGGTGCACCACCGACAACGCCGGCCTGGACTTCATCGACCCGGACGCGCTCAAGACCTACGTCACCGCCCTGGACGCCGCCGGCTTCCAGGTCCACTTCCATGCACTAGGCGACCGCGCTGTCCGCAACACCCTGGACGCGCTGGAGGCGGCGCGCGCCGCGAACGGCGCCGGTGGCCGTCACCACCTGGCGCACCCGCAGGTCGTGCACCCGGACGACGTCGCGCGGTTCCGCCGGCTCGGTGCGACGGCGAACATCCAGCCGCTGTGGGCTGCGCATGAGCCGGCGATGGATGAGCTGACCATCCCGTTCTTGGGCGAGGAGCGTGCCGCGTGGCAGTACCCGTTCGGCTCGCTCAGCCGTGCGGGGGCGACCCTGGCGGCCGGCTCGGACTGGTCGGTGAGTTCGCCGAACCCGCTGTGGGGCATCCACACGGCGGTGAACCGGGTGGAACCGGGCTTGTCGGAGCAGGAGTTCGTGGCGCGCAAGGTGTTCTATCCGGAGGAGCGGCTGGAGTTGGGCCAGGCGGTCGCGGCGTACACTGCCGGGTCGGCGTACCTGAACCAGCTGGACACGCTGGCCGGCTCGATCGAGGTCGGCAAGTTCGCCGACCTGGTGGTGCTGGACCGGGATCCGTTCGACGGGCCCGTGCACGGGATCGGCGAGGCGCGGGTGCTTCGGACGTTCGTGGAGGGCGCACGGGTGTTCGCCTCCGAATAAGGGGGAAGGCACGTCGATCACGCAGTCGTATGCTCCGGACATGCACAGCACCTTGACCGAGCACGCCCGGTGCCTCTACGGAGACGAGTACCGGCCGACTCCAGAGTGCAGCCAGCAGAACAAGCATTCCGACGCCTATTTCGTCGAGGAGCTGACCTTCGCCGGCGCCGACGCGATCCTGGCCATGCTGCACGAGTTGTCCCCGCGGCTGTTCGACGGCTATTTGCCGATCTGGATCCGGAACCTGTCGTATCGGCTGTTACTGCTTCAGCGGCCCGACGATCCGGCGCTGATGCGGGAAGCCGCCGCGAGTCTGCTGCTGCACGGTCCGGACTGGGACGACATCGCCACCGATCTTCAGCGGCGGGCCGACGCGTTGGACGCCGACTGATCTTCGGGCCGGGCCTGGATGTCGCTTGCTAGTGCTCCAGCTCCGGCTTCGGTCCTTGGTCCAGTCGTTGCTACGGTCGTTGCTCGGGGCAGTCGGCCGGAACCCACCGTGCATCCAGGTCCTCACACACGATGGTCACGGTGCCGGTGTGACACGCGATCTCGTGGCTGCACCCGAGGTCATGGGGCAGGATCTCGTCCAGGACGACGGTCTGCCCGCCCCACTTGTCCGCGGGATCGTTGACCATCTTCAGTGTGCTGAGGCCGCGGTAGGTGATCCGCAGGTCCTCCTCGTGCTTCCAGCAGTTGTGGCGCAAGAGGACCTCGAGGGTGGCGCCGTTGTCGTCGGTGCCGAAGCGGAGCGTGTCGATCGTCAGGTCCTTGACGCAGCGCTCGCCGACGAAGTCGTAGTGGTCCGGGTCGGTAGCGAAGGCGCGGGCGCCAGGTGGTAGCTCCGGGGCAAGCTCGGACAGCTGATCCAGGTAGACCAAGGGGTTGATCAGGTTCCCCTGGTCGGTCACCTGGATGTCGACGAATCTCACTGGCTGCTCCCTGTCGTCCTGCCGGCCATTTTCAGAAGGCTTTCTGCAGGAACTTCTTCAAGTCGGGTCCGACCTGCGCTGCGAGCGGCAGCGAGGTGTTGACGTAGTCGGTCGCCGGGTTCGGGGTTCCGCTGATCTGCTGGTAGAGGTGGTTGGCGTTCGGGACCTCGTCATGGACGACGGCGCTGTCCCCCTTCAGCGCGGCCAGCAGCGGAGCCGTATCCGCGTCGCTGACCTGCGAGTCCTTGGTCCCGTGTAGTACGAGCACCGGCATGTGGGAGCCGAGGCTCCTGGCCAGCGCGGCCGGGTCCTGCTTGTCTTCCTGCTCCAGGATCGGCACGTTGGTCGGCGACAGGAGCGCCGCGATGCCCTTGTCGTCCAGCGGCGTGGTCACCCCCTGGCCGGCGCGGATGCTCGCGAAGGCGGTGTGAAGCTGCTGGATGAGCAGGTTCGCGGCGGCCGGGGTGATCGTCCCGGCTGCGGCTGCGGCCTGGTAGCCGGCGGTGTACTGGCGGTCCAGCAGGTCGATGAATCGGATGCCCACGGTGGAGGCGAGGATCAGTGCGTGTGGGGCGTCGGGGGTGTCGGCCAGCTTGTGTGCGAGCCAGAGCGCGTAGAGGCCGCCTTCGCTGTGGCCGAGGATGATCATCTTGTGCGGGTCCACGCCGGGTTGGGCGGCGAGCGTGCGGTAGGCATCCAGTGCTTCATCGGCATAGAGGCCGAACGTGATGCCCTGGCCGTTGGTGTGGGTGGCCAGGCCCGTCTGGCCGCTGCCGAGCTTGTCGTACCGCAGGGAGCTCACACCATCGAAGGCGAGGCTCTGCGCGAAGCGCTGGTAGGTGTTGCCCTCGGCCAGTTGTGCGTCGTTGCCGTCGCGGTCGGTGGCACCGCTGCCGGCGATGATCAGGACGGCCACGCCCGCGCGCTGCTTGCCGGTACCGGGTTGGAAGGTGCCGTAGATCGTGTCGCCGCTGCTGATGAAGGTGAGGTCGTGGCCCGCAGCGGCCGGGCGCTGCGTCACCGTTCCGGCCGAACTACACGCTGCCAGGACCAGCGCGGCTGCCGCGACGACTACTACGGCCTGGATGGCGCGGATGGTACGCATGGTGTCCCCCTGATCCCTGCGTGTTCGACATCGGATCCGTGACTCCAGCATGCGCCTGGAACATATGAACGCGGCCGGCTACCGCACAACAATCGTGCGACTACTAGTGCACGATCGGGCTTCGCCGTTCCAGCAGCAGTACGTCGCGCCACACACCGGCGACCGTCTTACCGATGCGTTCCTGGCGTCCCAGTACGCGGAACCCGTGCCGTTCGTGCAACGCCAGGCTCGCGGTGTTCTCGGGGAAGATCCCGGCGTTGATGGTCCAGACACCGGCCGCCTCGGTCGAGGCGATGAGCGCGCTGAGCAGCCGGTTGCCGATGCCGCGGCCGCGGGCTGCCGGGTCGACGTAGACCGAGAGTTCGACGACACCGGCGTAGCACGCACGCTTCGAGATGCCCGAGACGACGACGTACCCCAGGACTGCGGGCTTCGCCGCGTCTCCGGCCTCCGTGTCCAGGGCCACGAACCGGTGTTCGGCCAGTTTCCCGGCGTCGAACACCTCCCAGCTCGGCGCCGCGGTCTCGAAGGTGGCGTTCCCCTCGTCGATGCCGTCCTGGTAGATGCGCAGGACATCGTCGGCGTGGGCGGCCGTCATCGGGGCGATCACGATGGACGCAGTCATGACCGGAGGGTAGAACGGAGCGGTTTCCCCGGTGTTTCATCGGAAAATCGGCAGGCGGCCGCGGCATGTGCGCCTCTACCCTGCCGACCATGGAAACGCACGGACGCTATCTGAACGTGGTCGATATCGAGGCCACCTGCTGGACCGGCAAACAGCCGCCGGACCAGGTGTCCGAGATCATCGAGATCGGGCTGACGGTTGTGGACCTGCACGAGCTCGTACGGGTCGGGAAGCACCAGATCATCGTACGGCCGCAGCGCTCGACCGTGAGCGCGTTCTGCACCGAGCTCACCGGATGGACCCAGGAGCAGGTCGACACCGGTGTGACCTTCGGGCATGCCTGCGACCAGCTGCGGCGGGAGCACTACGCCGACTCGCGCGCGTGGGCGAGCTGGGGCGACTACGACCGTAAGCAGTTCCAGCGCCAATGCGGCGCCGCCGACGTGCGGTACCCCTTCTCCTCGGTGCACACCAACGCTAAGCAGCAGTTCGCCGTGGCCAACGGCTGGCCGAAGGGCGTCGGCATGCACCGTGCGCTGGACGTGGCGAACCTGCCGTTGGAAGGCCGCCACCACTGCGGCGCCGATGACGCGTGGAACATCGCGGCCCTGATATTGCAGCTGATGGCGCGCGACGCCTGGACCGGCACCGGTACGAACACGGGGGCGGATACACCATGAGTGACGAGCAGATCCTAGGCGGCGGATTGGCGAACCTCGGCCAGGTACTCAAACGGGGCGACACGGTGGAACGTCCCGCTCCCCCGCACGCCGCCGCGCTGCACGCCTACCTGCGTGCGCTGCACGACGCCGGGTTCGACGGCGTGCCGGAGCCGAAGGAGCTGAACGGGGATCGCGAGGTGCTGAGCTTCGTGCACGGCGACGTCGCGATTCCGCCGTACCCGCAGTGGTCACGCGATGAGGACGCACTCGCCTCGGTGGGGCGGCTGCTGCGCCGGATGCACGACGTGGCCGCCGACATCCCGATCCCGGACGCGAAATGGCCGACGGAGTTCAGCGACCCCGGAGCCGGCGCAGCCGACCGGCTCGTGCTGTGCCACAACGACGCCTGCCTGGAGAACATCGTCTTCCGCGACGGCCGGGCGGTGGCCCTGATCGACTTCGACTTCGCCGCGCCGGGGCGGGCTCTGTGGGACCTGGCCATGTGTGCGTGGTACTGGGTGCCGATGGTTCCGCAGGCCATCGCGGCCGTCGAAGGGTTCGACGGGATGGACAGCCCGGCCCGGTTGCGGATCCTGGTCGACGCCTACGGGCTCGACGACGCGGAACGCCGAGCGCTCCTGGAGTTGTTCGCGCCGGCCGTCATCACGATGCAGACGTTCATGAAGGCCCGCGTGGCCGCCGGCGACCCGGTGTTCACCGAGGTCGACACGATGCGCGATCCGCTGCGGTACGACAAGATTCTGACCTGGCTCGAGGACCAGCACGAGACGTTCCTGGCGGCACTTAGCACCGACCGCTAGCGGCGGCTGGCAGCGGATCAGACGTCGGAGGAACAGCCCTCGAAGGACGGCCTCCAAGTACTAACTCCGGTAGCTCGTCCGGGATCCGCCACCGCCTGTCCGGCAGCCAGCGCCGCGAACCGCCTCTACGACCCCGTCCTACGAACGCAGCGCGCGCTCCAGGTCCGCGTACAGGTCCTCCGGGTCCTCCAGACCCACCGAGACCCGCAGCACCGAGGCGTGCGGCTTGGCGTCGGCGGCGACCGGCCGGTGGGTCAGCGAGGCCGGGTGCTGGATCAGGGTGTCGACACCGCCGAGGGACACCGCGTGGGTGATCAGCCGGACCGAGTCCGCCGCGCGCGCCGCCGCGTCGTAGCCGCCGCGCACGGACATCGCGAACACCGCGCCGGGGCCGGCCATCTGGCGTCCGACGAGCTGCTGCGGGTCGCATTCGGCCAGGCCCGGGTAGTAGACGCGCTCCACCGCCGGGTTCGCCAGCAGGCGGTCGACGAGCTTCTCGGCGTTCTGGGACTGGTGCCGGATGCGCAGCGGCAGCGTCTGCAGGCCGCGGTGCAGCAGGTAGGACGACAGGGGGTGCAGCACCGAGCCGGTGATGGCGCGGATCGGGCGCAGGCGTTCGGCCCAGGCCTCGGTGGTGGCGACGACGCCGGCCAGGACGTCGCCGTGGCCGCCGAGGTACTTCGTGGCGCTGTGCACGACCAGGGTGGCGCCGAAGTCGGCGGGCTTCTGCAGGATCGGCGTGGCGAACGTGTTGTCGACCAGCAGCGGGACGTCGCCGCACTGCTCGGCGACGCGCGCCAGGTCCAGCAGTTCCAGGGTCGGGTTGGCCGGGGTCTCCAGGATCACCAGGCCGGTGTCGGGGCGGCGGGCGGCGGCGATGCCGTCGGCGGCCGCCCAGGTCACCTCGGTGCCGAGCAGGCCGCTGGCCAGCAGGTGGTCGCTGCCGCCGTACAGCGGGCGGACGGCGACGACGTGCCGCTTGCCCTCGGCGGCCGCGGCCAGCAGGCACGCGGTGATCGCGGCCATGCCGGAGGCGAACGCGACGGCGGCCTGGGTGTTCTCCATGCGCGCCAGTGCTTCCTCGAAGCGCGCGGTCGTCGGGTTCCACAGCCGCTGGTAGACGTGGCTGCCGCCGTTGATCGGCGTGCCGCCGCCGGCGAGGGCCTCGTAGCTGTCGCCGCCCAGGCCCACGTTCGGCAGCGGGTTGGTGGTCGACAGGTCGATCGGGGGGACGTGGACGCCCAGGGCGGCCAGGTCGTCACGGCCGGCGTGGACGGCGATGGTGTCGGGCAGTGCGGAGGCGGGCAGCATGCGGTCATTGTTGAAGATACGTCGGCAGGATGGGAAGTGTCGCGAATAAGATTCTGTTCAGGTCATAGCATTCATTGAAAGATTCAGCGGCATCGGTGACACTGACCGGTATGCCGAATGATCTGCGAGCTGCCCGGCCGGTCCTGGACGACACCGACCGCGCGATCCTGGCGGTGCTGGCGGCCGACGCGCGCACCCCGAACAACGCGATCGCCGAGGCGGTGGGGATCGCGCCGTCGACGTGTCTGGCGCGGATCCGAACGCTGCGCGAGCGCGGCGTGATCCGCGGGTTCCACGCCGACATCGATCCGGCGGCGCTCGGGCGCGGGCTGCAGGCGATGATCGCGGTGCGACTGCGGGCGCACACGCGCGAGCGCGTGCAGGAGTTCATCCGGGACGTGCCGGGTCTGCCGGACGTCGTCGGCGTGTGGCACGTGGCCGGCGCCGACGACTACCTGCTGCACATCGCGGTCGCCGACTCCGACGCGCTGCGGGACTTCGTCCTGGAGCACCTGACGACACACCCGGCGGTCGGGCACACCGAGACCAGCTTGATCTTCGGGCATCTGCGTGGCGCGGTCGGGGCCACGGCGCCGGCCACTGCCTCGGCCACAGCCACTGTCTCGGCCACGGCGGCGGCAGCGGCCCCTGCATCCACGACGTCGTCCGTCGGCCGAGTGGTAACCGACTAAACCGGTGTACGCCCGCTACCGGCCGAGGGCTAGAGTCGGGGCGTGACCACTGAGAATCCGTTTTACCGCCGCAGCACGCTGCCCTATGAGCTGCCGCCGTTCGCCGACATCCGCGAGGAGCACTACATGCCGGCCTTCGACGCCGGCTTCTCCGAGCACCTGGCCGAGATCGCGGCGATCGCCCAGAACCCCGAACCGGCGACGTTCGAGAACACGATCGTGGCCATGGAGCGCGCCGGGGCCCTTCTGGGCCGGGTCGCCTCGGTGTTCTTCCCGCAGACCTCCTCCGACACCAACGACGCCGTGCAGGCGATCGAGCAGGAGATCAGCCCGCGCTGGGCCGCGCACATGGACGCGATCAACCTGGACCCGGCGCTGTTCGCTCGTATCGACGACCTTTACGAGCGCCGCGCGGACCTCGGACTGAGCGAGGTCGGACTACGACTGCTGGAGAAGCACCACCTGAACTTCGTACGGGGCGGCGCGAAGCTCTCGGCGGCCGACAAGGACCGCTTGCGGGAGCTCAACGAGCAGCTGGCCGCGCTGTCCACGGACTTCGACCGGAACCTGCTGGCCGCGAACAAGGCCGGACAGCAGGTGTTCGATTCCGCCGATCAGCTGGCGGGCCTGTCCGCGGACGCGGTCGCGGCGGCGAAGGAGAACGGCGAGGCGGTCGGGCTGCCGGGCAAGTACGTCATCTCCCTGAAGAACTTCTCGAACCAGACGCAGCTGGCCTCGTTGGACGACCGGGAGACACGCCGGGCGCTGCTGACGGCGTCCCTGGAGCGGGCCTGGGACACCAACGGCCCGATCGCGGTGCGGATGGCCGGGCTGCGGGCCGAGCGCGCGGCGCTGCTGGGCCACCGTTCGTACGCCGAGTACGCACTCCAGGACCGGACGGCGCGAACCACCGAGGCGGTGGAGGACCTGATGGCGCGGCTGATCCCGGCCGCGGTGGCGAACGCCGGCAAGGAGGCCGAGGCACTGCGCGCGCATCTGCCGGCCGGTGAGAGCCTTTCGGCCTGGGACTGGACGTACTACTCGGAGAAGGTGCGCCTGGCCGAGTACGACGTCGACTCCGAGGCGCTGCGGCCCTACCTGGAGTTGGACGCCGTGCTGGTCGACGGGGTGTTCCACGCCGCGGAGATGGTGTACGGGATCACCTTCACGGCCCGCCCCGACCTGGTCGCTTACCACCCTGACGTGCGGATCTGGGAGGTCTTCGACGCCGACGGCTCCGGGATCGGGCTGTTCCTCGGCGACTTCTACGCGCGCGGCTCCAAGCGTGGCGGTGCGTGGATGACGAACTACGTGCACCAGTCGCATCTGCTCGGCCAGTCGCCGGTGATCGTGAACAACCTGAACGTGGCCAAGCCGCCGGCCGGCGAGCCGACGCTGCTGACCTGGGACGAGGTCCGCACGTTGTTCCACGAGTTCGGGCACGCGCTGCACGGCCTGTTCTCGGACGTGGAGCACCCGACGTTCTCCGGTACGAGTACGCCGCGGGACTTCGTGGAGTACCCGTCGCAGGTGAACGAGATGTGGGCGGAGTGGCCGGACGTCTTGGCGAACTACGCCAAGCACTACCTCACCGGTGAGCCCGTTCCGGCGGACCTGCTGGAGCG harbors:
- a CDS encoding Lrp/AsnC family transcriptional regulator; the encoded protein is MPNDLRAARPVLDDTDRAILAVLAADARTPNNAIAEAVGIAPSTCLARIRTLRERGVIRGFHADIDPAALGRGLQAMIAVRLRAHTRERVQEFIRDVPGLPDVVGVWHVAGADDYLLHIAVADSDALRDFVLEHLTTHPAVGHTETSLIFGHLRGAVGATAPATASATATVSATAAAAAPASTTSSVGRVVTD
- a CDS encoding M3 family metallopeptidase, with protein sequence MTTENPFYRRSTLPYELPPFADIREEHYMPAFDAGFSEHLAEIAAIAQNPEPATFENTIVAMERAGALLGRVASVFFPQTSSDTNDAVQAIEQEISPRWAAHMDAINLDPALFARIDDLYERRADLGLSEVGLRLLEKHHLNFVRGGAKLSAADKDRLRELNEQLAALSTDFDRNLLAANKAGQQVFDSADQLAGLSADAVAAAKENGEAVGLPGKYVISLKNFSNQTQLASLDDRETRRALLTASLERAWDTNGPIAVRMAGLRAERAALLGHRSYAEYALQDRTARTTEAVEDLMARLIPAAVANAGKEAEALRAHLPAGESLSAWDWTYYSEKVRLAEYDVDSEALRPYLELDAVLVDGVFHAAEMVYGITFTARPDLVAYHPDVRIWEVFDADGSGIGLFLGDFYARGSKRGGAWMTNYVHQSHLLGQSPVIVNNLNVAKPPAGEPTLLTWDEVRTLFHEFGHALHGLFSDVEHPTFSGTSTPRDFVEYPSQVNEMWAEWPDVLANYAKHYLTGEPVPADLLERMAEAEKFGQGFATVEILGAVMLDWAWHTISAGEDPGEAREFEAAALTRYGLAVPEIPSRYRTSYFAHIWGNDYCAGYYSYLWSEVLDKDTVDWFKEGVQQGRSIRESGEAFRRAVLSRGGSVDLMAAFAHFRGRAPEVEPMLKARGLAV